In Sandaracinaceae bacterium, one DNA window encodes the following:
- a CDS encoding GGDEF domain-containing protein yields MSSHDAYDPDLPEPTRIRGKERVTANLYELIRRGEPRAPAPRAPKNRATLLFIEGPSAGSVLALGPGESVTLGRGLVAQHRIPEDTLSREHARIFWDASLPEGPGYAIEDLGSTQGTWVDRRRVRRPYPLSAGQRVHLGPHVSFRFDLHDAHEQRIVAGLHDAAMRDALTGAYTRRYFHERLRSELSYARRHDVPVALIMLDLDHFKNVNDSYGHVAGDTVLRVVAAQLKTLLRPEDVLIRYGGEELCVLLRGLDLSNAYLLAERLRRAVKGLRVPYEEGVIRVTISAGVAAAQDPDEPPQMLVERADEALYLAKERGRDCVCLHDGDDARQSA; encoded by the coding sequence ATGTCATCGCACGACGCGTACGACCCGGACCTCCCCGAGCCGACCCGGATCCGAGGAAAGGAGCGGGTGACGGCGAACCTGTACGAGCTGATCCGGCGCGGAGAGCCCCGCGCGCCCGCGCCCCGCGCTCCGAAGAACCGCGCCACCCTGCTCTTCATCGAGGGTCCCTCCGCGGGATCGGTCCTCGCCCTCGGACCTGGCGAGTCGGTGACCCTCGGCCGTGGGCTCGTGGCCCAGCATCGCATCCCCGAGGACACGCTCTCGCGGGAGCACGCCCGCATCTTCTGGGACGCCTCGCTGCCCGAGGGGCCGGGGTACGCCATCGAGGATCTCGGCAGCACCCAGGGGACCTGGGTCGATCGCCGCCGCGTCCGCCGCCCGTATCCGCTGAGCGCGGGGCAGCGCGTGCACCTCGGGCCTCACGTGAGCTTCCGCTTCGATCTCCACGACGCGCACGAGCAGCGCATCGTGGCCGGTCTCCACGACGCCGCGATGCGCGACGCGCTGACGGGCGCCTACACGCGCCGCTACTTCCACGAGCGGCTCCGGAGCGAGCTGTCCTACGCGCGCCGTCACGACGTGCCGGTCGCGCTCATCATGCTCGACCTGGATCACTTCAAGAACGTCAACGACTCGTACGGACACGTGGCGGGAGACACGGTGCTGCGCGTGGTCGCGGCGCAGCTCAAGACGCTGCTCCGCCCCGAGGACGTGCTCATCCGCTACGGCGGCGAGGAGCTCTGCGTGCTGCTGCGCGGGCTCGACCTGAGCAACGCCTACCTCCTGGCCGAGCGTCTGCGCCGGGCCGTCAAGGGGCTCCGCGTCCCGTACGAGGAGGGCGTCATCCGCGTGACCATCAGCGCCGGCGTCGCCGCGGCGCAGGACCCCGACGAGCCGCCGCAGATGCTGGTCGAGCGCGCGGACGAGGCGCTCTACCTCGCGAAGGAGCGCGGCCGCGACTGCGTCTGCCTGCACGACGGCGACGACGCGCGCCAGAGCGCGTAG
- a CDS encoding site-specific DNA-methyltransferase — translation MRQEILHAECLDGLAGLEDGAARLLYVDPPFNTGKTQKRARIAAVRDDEGGDRVGFGGHRYRTEAVASASYADRFDDYVGWLLPRIEASLRVLTPDASLFVHLDYRESHYVKVALDALLGRKSFMNEIVWAYDFGGRSKSRWSAKHDTILWYARDPKRYVFRFDEMDRIPYMAPGLVGKEKAARGKTPTDVWWHTIVPTNGREKTGYPTQKPLGVLERIVKVHSDPGDVVLDFFAGSGTTGDAARRHGRGYVLIDESAEAIAVMEKRLREQLTL, via the coding sequence GTGCGACAGGAGATCCTTCACGCGGAGTGCCTCGACGGGCTCGCCGGGCTCGAGGACGGAGCGGCTCGCCTCCTCTACGTCGACCCGCCCTTCAACACGGGAAAGACCCAGAAGCGAGCGCGCATCGCCGCGGTCCGCGACGACGAGGGCGGCGATCGCGTCGGCTTCGGAGGTCACCGCTACCGGACCGAGGCGGTGGCGTCCGCGAGCTACGCGGACCGGTTCGACGACTACGTGGGCTGGCTCCTGCCGCGCATCGAAGCGTCGCTCCGCGTGTTGACGCCCGACGCCTCGCTCTTCGTGCACCTGGATTACCGCGAGTCGCACTACGTCAAAGTTGCGCTCGACGCGCTGCTCGGGCGCAAATCGTTCATGAACGAGATCGTCTGGGCCTACGACTTCGGCGGGCGCAGCAAGTCGCGTTGGTCGGCCAAGCACGACACCATCCTCTGGTACGCGCGCGACCCGAAGCGCTACGTCTTCCGCTTCGACGAGATGGACCGCATCCCCTACATGGCGCCCGGCCTCGTCGGCAAGGAGAAGGCCGCTCGGGGCAAGACGCCGACCGACGTGTGGTGGCACACCATCGTCCCGACGAACGGTCGGGAGAAGACCGGATACCCGACGCAGAAGCCGCTCGGCGTGCTCGAGCGGATCGTCAAGGTGCACAGCGACCCGGGCGACGTCGTGCTCGACTTCTTCGCGGGGAGCGGCACCACCGGGGACGCGGCGCGCCGGCACGGGCGCGGCTACGTGCTGATCGACGAGAGCGCCGAGGCCATCGCGGTGATGGAGAAGCGGCTCCGCGAACAGCTCACGCTCTGA
- a CDS encoding dienelactone hydrolase family protein: MTIQLEGFTCAPFSALGAERDVYRRGEGPPVLVMHEIPGITPEVARFARRVADAGFSVAMPVLFGTPGKDFSQAYALGQIARACVSREFHVLARRGASPVTEWLRALCRQLSEEGAAGDLCAPVGAIGMCLTGNFALALMVDDHLMAPVLSQPSLPFGVSASHRAALHVSEEQLVRIKARCAEGAKVLGMRFTADPLVPRARFETLRRELGDGFEAIEIDSGPGNAHGIPRAAHSVVTADLVDEEGHPTRAALDRVIAFFSEQLRAGELRA; this comes from the coding sequence GTGACGATCCAGCTCGAGGGGTTCACCTGCGCGCCCTTCAGCGCCCTCGGCGCCGAGCGCGACGTCTACCGACGCGGCGAGGGCCCGCCCGTGCTGGTCATGCACGAGATCCCCGGCATCACGCCCGAGGTCGCCCGCTTCGCGCGGCGCGTCGCCGACGCGGGGTTCTCCGTCGCGATGCCCGTGCTCTTCGGCACGCCGGGCAAGGACTTCAGCCAGGCCTACGCGCTCGGACAGATCGCGCGGGCGTGCGTCTCGCGCGAGTTCCACGTGCTGGCCCGACGCGGCGCGAGCCCCGTCACCGAGTGGCTGCGCGCGCTCTGCCGCCAGCTGAGCGAGGAGGGCGCTGCAGGGGACCTGTGCGCGCCGGTCGGGGCGATCGGGATGTGCCTCACCGGCAACTTCGCCCTCGCGCTGATGGTCGACGACCACCTCATGGCGCCCGTGCTCAGCCAGCCCTCGCTCCCCTTCGGCGTCAGCGCCTCCCACCGCGCGGCGCTCCACGTGAGCGAGGAGCAGCTCGTCCGCATCAAGGCGCGCTGCGCCGAGGGCGCGAAGGTCCTCGGCATGCGGTTCACCGCCGACCCGCTGGTGCCGCGCGCGCGGTTCGAGACCCTCCGCCGCGAGCTCGGCGACGGCTTCGAGGCGATCGAGATCGACAGCGGGCCGGGCAACGCGCACGGCATCCCCCGCGCCGCACACAGCGTCGTGACGGCGGATCTGGTCGACGAGGAGGGGCACCCGACGCGCGCCGCGCTCGACCGCGTGATCGCGTTCTTCTCCGAGCAGCTCCGCGCCGGCGAGCTCAGAGCGTGA
- a CDS encoding ArsA-related P-loop ATPase, whose amino-acid sequence MSAHAPKTVVCAGGGGVGKTTTSAALGLALARRGHRTLVVTVDPARRLASAMGVDVDAVVHEAHVEPGVEGKLFALMPEPRRSTRTFIELLFEEEPEAKARMLKNRIYLLLADAAAGMHEIVSLMLVAKAIEERQFDYLVVDTAPSRQGLDFVSYPGRLATLYEGRAVTWLGQLAGTGGDDEAPDSGGGLLAAGKKRVEALFGRLVNPQTLRDLAGLFAELALVKDRFARLARVSEHLLLGPSTRYLVVAAPSGSAAADARFLGRKLKRLGQRPTALVLNRADEGTPAWLEKLDGEGALPAELTQALEAVHAELHTRQRQGDGLAQTLGKDMPGVPAIRLPTLEARDPSRIVRQLADRLSAHLPLLAGA is encoded by the coding sequence GTGAGCGCACACGCTCCCAAGACGGTCGTGTGCGCGGGGGGCGGCGGCGTGGGCAAGACGACGACGAGCGCCGCGCTCGGGTTGGCGCTCGCCCGCCGAGGCCACCGCACCCTCGTGGTCACGGTCGATCCCGCGCGCCGGCTCGCCTCCGCGATGGGCGTCGACGTCGACGCGGTGGTGCACGAGGCGCACGTGGAGCCCGGCGTCGAGGGCAAGCTCTTCGCGCTCATGCCCGAGCCCCGGCGCTCCACCCGCACCTTCATCGAGCTGCTCTTCGAGGAGGAGCCCGAGGCGAAGGCGCGGATGCTGAAGAACCGCATCTACCTGCTGCTCGCGGACGCGGCGGCGGGCATGCACGAGATCGTCTCGCTCATGCTGGTGGCCAAGGCCATCGAGGAGCGGCAGTTCGACTACCTCGTGGTCGACACGGCGCCGTCCCGGCAGGGGCTCGACTTCGTCTCTTATCCGGGCCGGCTCGCCACCCTCTACGAGGGGCGCGCGGTGACCTGGCTCGGCCAGCTCGCCGGCACCGGCGGGGACGACGAGGCGCCCGACAGCGGCGGCGGGCTGCTCGCGGCGGGCAAGAAGCGCGTCGAGGCGCTCTTCGGTCGGCTCGTCAACCCGCAGACCCTGCGTGACCTGGCGGGGCTCTTCGCGGAGCTGGCCCTGGTCAAGGACCGCTTCGCGCGCCTCGCCCGCGTCTCGGAGCACCTCTTGCTCGGCCCGTCCACGCGCTACCTCGTGGTCGCCGCGCCCAGCGGCTCGGCCGCGGCGGACGCGCGCTTCCTCGGGCGCAAGCTCAAGCGCCTCGGGCAGCGCCCCACCGCGCTGGTGCTCAACCGCGCCGACGAGGGCACGCCCGCGTGGCTGGAGAAGCTGGACGGCGAGGGCGCGCTGCCCGCCGAGCTGACCCAAGCCCTCGAGGCGGTGCACGCCGAGCTGCACACCCGGCAGCGTCAGGGCGACGGCCTCGCGCAGACCCTCGGCAAGGACATGCCCGGGGTGCCCGCCATCCGCCTGCCCACCCTGGAGGCGCGAGATCCGAGCCGGATCGTGCGTCAGCTCGCCGATCGGCTGAGCGCGCACCTGCCGCTCCTGGCCGGCGCGTGA
- a CDS encoding ArsA-related P-loop ATPase, whose product MADVPGPHPPLAPIVLVTGKGGVGKTTIAAGLAEAAARRDGKAIFVEFGDGDSGRRLLSSARKVQHEVVVPRDALEKSVGRLLGSKMLAKIFTGNFAVRRMLRAAPALRELAMLDAVGQIADGAKGKRVVVDMPATGHGLAWLRLPSQMRDLFGSGGLYELSERLVHRLVAPRATSVVVVTLPERMVLAETLELCAALEREVGMPAARLVVNRFPAPVPEGAVAQAKALSASDHALGDPVEHLLEILQARESARAEALETLAHAPEKGLNIRPLLLPQVAFDPQAEQVAEWLAREKAA is encoded by the coding sequence ATGGCTGACGTACCCGGCCCCCACCCGCCGCTCGCCCCGATCGTCCTCGTGACCGGGAAGGGAGGAGTCGGGAAGACCACCATCGCCGCAGGCCTCGCCGAGGCCGCGGCGCGACGCGACGGAAAGGCGATCTTCGTCGAATTCGGGGATGGAGACTCGGGCCGCCGCCTGCTCTCGAGCGCGCGCAAGGTCCAGCACGAGGTCGTCGTGCCGCGCGACGCGCTCGAGAAGAGCGTGGGCCGCCTGCTGGGCAGCAAGATGCTCGCGAAGATCTTCACCGGGAATTTCGCCGTCCGGCGCATGCTGCGCGCGGCGCCCGCCCTGCGCGAGCTGGCGATGCTCGACGCGGTCGGCCAGATCGCCGACGGGGCCAAGGGCAAGCGCGTGGTGGTCGACATGCCCGCCACGGGGCACGGCCTCGCGTGGCTCCGGCTGCCGTCCCAGATGCGCGATCTCTTCGGGTCGGGCGGGCTCTACGAGCTCAGCGAGCGGCTGGTGCATCGGCTCGTCGCGCCTCGCGCCACCTCGGTCGTGGTGGTCACGCTCCCCGAGCGCATGGTGCTGGCCGAGACGCTCGAGCTCTGCGCGGCCCTCGAGCGGGAGGTCGGGATGCCGGCCGCGCGCCTGGTGGTCAACCGCTTCCCCGCCCCCGTCCCCGAGGGCGCGGTCGCCCAGGCGAAGGCCCTCAGCGCGTCCGATCACGCGCTCGGCGATCCGGTCGAGCACCTCCTCGAGATCCTGCAGGCCCGCGAGTCGGCCCGGGCCGAGGCCCTGGAGACGCTGGCGCACGCTCCCGAGAAGGGGCTGAACATTCGCCCGCTGCTGTTGCCGCAGGTGGCCTTCGATCCCCAGGCGGAGCAGGTCGCCGAGTGGCTCGCGCGGGAGAAGGCCGCGTGA
- a CDS encoding tetratricopeptide repeat protein, whose protein sequence is MRLATSSAAILACILLPLSLAHAQDAAATEARAAFEAGQAAYQAGRFDAALSYFERAYELTSEPDVLYNIATVHDRLRHDREALEAYRGYLEGRPDAPDRANVEARIEALEATLSEPEPEPEPEPEPNLEPEPDPEPPAPPAPETRVVTRDPGPGPWVLVGVGGAIAVAGGVLVGVAFGDIAAVESGPPRPWGEVADAADRAPVLSGVGFAAIGAGVAALAAGLVWVAVGGGQEEVQVGVGPGGVRIGGRF, encoded by the coding sequence ATGCGGCTCGCGACATCCAGCGCGGCCATCTTGGCTTGCATCCTACTCCCCCTCTCCCTCGCCCACGCGCAAGACGCGGCGGCGACGGAGGCGCGCGCGGCGTTCGAGGCGGGGCAGGCGGCCTACCAGGCGGGGCGCTTCGACGCCGCGCTCTCCTACTTCGAGCGCGCCTACGAGCTCACCTCCGAGCCGGACGTGCTCTACAACATCGCGACGGTCCACGACCGGCTGCGACACGATCGCGAGGCGCTCGAGGCGTACCGAGGCTACCTCGAGGGGCGGCCGGACGCGCCCGACCGGGCCAACGTGGAGGCGCGCATCGAGGCGCTCGAGGCGACCCTCTCGGAGCCGGAGCCGGAGCCGGAGCCGGAGCCGGAGCCCAACCTGGAGCCGGAGCCCGACCCGGAGCCCCCAGCTCCCCCGGCCCCCGAGACGCGCGTCGTCACGCGTGATCCCGGCCCGGGGCCGTGGGTCCTCGTGGGGGTGGGCGGCGCCATCGCGGTGGCCGGCGGCGTGCTCGTGGGGGTGGCCTTCGGCGACATCGCGGCGGTGGAGAGCGGCCCGCCCCGCCCGTGGGGGGAGGTGGCCGACGCGGCCGATCGCGCGCCCGTCCTCAGCGGCGTGGGCTTCGCCGCGATCGGCGCCGGCGTGGCCGCCCTCGCGGCGGGCCTGGTCTGGGTCGCGGTCGGCGGCGGCCAGGAGGAGGTCCAGGTGGGCGTCGGCCCGGGCGGCGTTCGGATCGGGGGGCGGTTTTGA
- a CDS encoding ATP-binding protein, with the protein MDHGDFMPHGHCYFWTPDVLWTNVVADGAIALAYFTIPLILFFFVRRRSDLAFPWIFVLFGAFILLCGTTHAFDIYTTWVPEYRVEGWIKAATALVSVTTAAVLVPLMPKALALPSPADLRREVAERRAAEAEARDLADRLEQRVLARTRELERANVDLREFVHVVSHDLREPLRAVSNFTAQLDRRYGDALDERGREYVSLARDGAVRMQNMLRDLVDYARLDKESLDEESISIDEVLQAVLADLSAPIEDTGAEIEVAAPLPVVEASFTHLHQLLTNLLSNAIKYAGDAPPRIRVEAEAADEWLELRVIDHGLGVPAEHRARVFEMFQRLHTREEIEGSGVGLAICRRIVERLGGEIRVEDTPGRGATFVVRIPQRRVR; encoded by the coding sequence ATGGACCACGGCGATTTCATGCCGCACGGGCACTGCTACTTCTGGACGCCCGACGTGCTCTGGACGAACGTGGTCGCGGACGGAGCGATCGCGCTCGCCTACTTCACGATCCCGCTGATCCTGTTCTTCTTCGTGCGGCGGCGGAGCGACCTCGCCTTCCCCTGGATCTTCGTGCTCTTCGGGGCGTTCATCCTGCTCTGCGGGACGACGCACGCGTTCGACATCTACACGACCTGGGTGCCGGAGTACCGGGTCGAGGGCTGGATCAAGGCGGCGACCGCCCTGGTGAGCGTGACGACCGCGGCCGTGCTCGTGCCGCTGATGCCGAAGGCCCTCGCGCTGCCGAGCCCGGCCGACCTCCGGCGAGAGGTCGCCGAGCGGCGCGCGGCCGAGGCCGAGGCGCGAGACCTGGCCGATCGGCTGGAGCAGCGCGTCCTCGCGAGGACGCGGGAGCTGGAGCGGGCGAACGTGGACCTCCGGGAGTTCGTGCACGTGGTCTCGCACGACCTCCGCGAGCCGCTCCGGGCCGTCTCGAACTTCACCGCGCAGCTCGATCGGCGCTACGGAGACGCGCTCGACGAGCGCGGCCGCGAGTACGTCTCGCTCGCCCGCGACGGCGCGGTGCGCATGCAGAACATGCTGCGCGACCTCGTGGACTACGCGCGGCTCGACAAGGAGAGCCTCGACGAGGAGTCGATCTCGATCGACGAGGTGCTGCAGGCGGTCCTCGCCGATCTCTCGGCTCCCATCGAGGACACGGGGGCGGAGATCGAGGTCGCCGCGCCGCTGCCCGTCGTCGAGGCGAGCTTCACGCACCTGCATCAGCTGTTGACCAACCTCCTCAGCAACGCGATCAAGTACGCGGGCGACGCGCCGCCGCGGATCCGGGTGGAAGCCGAGGCGGCCGACGAATGGCTGGAGCTGCGCGTGATCGACCACGGCCTCGGCGTCCCGGCGGAGCACCGCGCCCGCGTCTTCGAGATGTTCCAGCGTCTTCACACCCGCGAGGAGATCGAAGGCTCCGGGGTCGGCCTGGCCATCTGCCGCCGGATCGTCGAGCGCCTGGGCGGAGAGATCCGCGTGGAGGACACGCCCGGACGAGGCGCGACCTTCGTCGTCCGCATCCCCCAACGGAGGGTTCGTTGA